In Capsicum annuum cultivar UCD-10X-F1 chromosome 11, UCD10Xv1.1, whole genome shotgun sequence, one genomic interval encodes:
- the LOC107846732 gene encoding uncharacterized protein LOC107846732, which produces MAHNINVPWLIAGDFNFVLDASEKKGGNPHKMSDSMPFINCITDNSLIDPGYIGSTFTWCNGRGSRQRMWERLDRAFINYEWSQKFTNTTITHLIKTGSDHSPLLITVDNNLQAHKRCIQDNSDINRMELNNVNAQMIMHTKKEEAYWRQKVGMKWFKEGDANTKIFHSIINAKRNRLTLKKMKIDDNSWVEGNDAIASEAVKFFEHQFADPKLYKGFNILNCLPKVITDDENIMLTDYPSMEEVKRGFFLSQCRQCSWP; this is translated from the exons ATGGCTCATAATATTAACGTTCCGTGGCTGATTGCAGGAGACTTCAATTTTGTTTTAGATGCTAGTGAAAAGAAAGGTGGGAATCCTCACAAGATGTCAGATAGCATGCCCTTTATCAACTGTATTACAGACAATTCTCTCATTGATCCCGGCTACATTGGTTCTACATTTACATGGTGTAATGGAAGAGGCTCAAGGCAAAGAATGTGGGAAAGACTTGATAGGGCTTTCATTAATTATGAATGGTCTCAGAAATTTACTAATACCACTATTACCCATCTTATCAAAACGGGCTCTGATCATTCACCTCTTCTCATTACTGTTGATAACAATCTTCAAGCCCACAAAAg ATGCATTCAAGACAATAGTGATATCAATAGAATGGAATTGAATAATGTCAATGCTCAAATGATCATGCATACTAAGAAAGAAGAAGCTTACTGGAGACAAAAAGTTGGGATGAAATGGTTTAAGGAAGGGGATGCCAACACAAAAATTTTTCACTCTATCATCAATGCTAAAAGAAATAGACTAACTCTCAAGAAGATGAAGATTGATGATAACAGTTGGGTTGAGGGAAATGATGCCATTGCCTCAGAAGCTGTTAAATTTTTTGAGCATCAATTCGCTGATCCTAAACTATATAAAGGCTTTAATATTCTAAATTGTTTGCCTAAGGTCATTACTGATGATGAGAATATTATGCTTACTGATTATCCCTCTATGGAAGAAGTTAAAAGAggtttttttctctctcaatgcCGACAGTGCTCCTGGCCCTGA